A window of Benincasa hispida cultivar B227 chromosome 9, ASM972705v1, whole genome shotgun sequence genomic DNA:
TTTCACATTGCCATGCTCAATAGGGGGAAAAGAAGTCAGAAATGcactgtgtgacttgggggcaaGTATAAACCTAATGCCCTCGTTAATcttcaaaaagttaaatatcGGCAATGCAAGACCCACCACAGTTACATTgcagttggccgatagatcaataacaTATCCAGAGGGcaaaatagaggatgtacttGTGCAAGTAGATAAGTTCATCTTTCCTGCTAACTTTATCATATTAGATTATGAAGCTGACATTAAGGTGTCCATCATCTTGGGTTGCCCATTTCTCGCAATAGGGCGAGCACTGATTGATGTACAGAAAGGAGAACATACCATAAGGGTCGACGATCAGCAAGTTAAGTTAGACGTActcaatgcgttgaaatacCCAAATGATATGGAAAATTGTCAATATGTTGAAGAACTGCAAGAAGAACATTGGCATGAGCCTCAAGAAGAATCGGAGGAAGAAGACTTTGAGATCGGCGCAATGTGGGAGGAAAATTGCGCCACAATACAAACTGAGTCAGATTTTGAAACAATCAAGTTATCTAAATGAACAACACAACGTACTAAGCCATCTTTAGAAGAACCGCCCATGTTAGAGTTGAAGTCATTGCCAGTGCAcctcaaatatgtttatttaggaGGCAATAACACTTTATCGGTTATAATCTCTGCCTCACTGAGCAAAGAAAGGGAGGAAGCACTTATTTAGGTCCTTAAGAACAAAGCAAAAGCCTTGGGATGGACCTTAGCGGACATTCAAGGgatcagtccctcgtattgcatgcataagattagtcttgaagaaggaaaaataggaTCTATATAGAGGCAACGCCGtttgaaccctgccatgagggaggttgtgaagaaagaaatagtgaagtggcttgATGTAGGTGTCATTTACCCTATATCTGATAGCAACTAGGTAAGCCCAGTGCAAAGCGTTCTAAAGAAAAGGGGTATGACAGTCGTCACCAACAACAATAATAAGTTAATTCCTACAAGGacaactacggggtggagaatatgtatggactaccgaAAATTAAATCTAGCCATAAAgaaggaccactttccactcccgtttattgatcaaatgttagatCGACTTACGGGGAAtgaattcttttgttttcttgacggctactcagggtataaccaaattGCGATTGTGCCGGAAGATCAAGATAAAGACAAATTTCACGTGCCCATTCGACACATTTGCATTCCatcgcatgccatttggactctgtaatgcacCAGACACCTTctaaaggtgtatgatggccatattttcagatttcttggaggagtcagtcgaggtatttaTGGAAGACTTTTCAGTTTTTGGCAACACTTATGACTCAGAGATGCGTTGAAACGAATCTTGTTCTGTACTGGGAGAAATTCCATTTCatggttgaagaagaaattgtGCTAGGTCACAAAATATCAAAGGCATGATTGGAAGTAGATCAAGCGAAAATCGATGCAATTTTCAAGTTACCACCACCAGTCAATGTGAAAACGCTTAGGAGTTTTCTGGGACATGTGGGGTTTTATCGAAGATTCATCAGCAACTTTTCTCAGATCGTAAGACCCCTAAGTGCGCTCCTCAAGATTGATCGCGAATATGATTTTGAtgacgcatgcgctgaagcatTCCAAACGCTGAAAAATGCGCTCATCACCGCATCTATTCTGATTGCGTCGGATTGGATGTAgccatttgcgttgatgtgtgatgctagtGGATATGCAGTGGGCGCAATCTTAAGTCAGCACAAAGACAAGGTTTTGCATCCTATCTATTATGCCAGCAAAACGTTGAATGATACGCAggaaaattatacaaccacggaaaaagaaatgctcgcagtggtatttgcgCTGGAGAAATTTTGACAGTACTTAATTGGAACAAATGTTGTGGTGTATACTGATCATTCTGCGATCAAATACCTTATGACGAAGAAGGATGCGAAACCAAGACTGATAAGGTGGGTACTACTCttgcaagaatttgacctagagattAAGGATCGAAAGGGCACTGAGAACCAAGTCACAGATCATCTGTCACGGCTGGAAAATTGCAAGGttcagaagaaagaaaaagacataGAAGAAAAATTCCCTGACGAGCTACTTATGTCGGTATGCATTAATGTTCCATGGTATGTGGACATtgtaaacttcatagtttgTGGCCAAGTACCAGAAGACTACTcataccagcagaagaagaagttgagacacgaagtcaaattttatttctgggatgacCCCTTCTTGTTTCGACTTAAACCTGATCATATTTTGCATCGATGCGTTCTTGAGCATGAGGTCTAGCACATTTTGGAACTTTGTCATGAGTCCtcttatggaggacattttggggggcagcggACCGTCACAAAAGTCCTACAGAGtggctatttttggccaacactatttaaggacgcccatgcccatgttgtgcaGTGCGACAGATGCCAGAGAACGGGGAACATGtccagaagaaatgaaatgcctttGACTTCAATCTtggaaattgaattatttgatgtttgaggAATCGACTTTATGGGCCCATTTCCGCCTtcagaaggtcatcaatacATTCTGGTCACGGTTGATTATGTATCgaagtgggttgaggccatcacATGCACTAAAAATGATGCGGCCACGTTGGCgaaatttctcaagaaaaatatcttcaccCGATATGGAACGCCCCGTGCCTTAATCAGCAATGAAGGCTCACATTTTATCAACCGCATCATCACCAACCTGTTGACCAAATTTAATGTTAGTTATAGGGTTGCAACCGCATATCACCCACAAACCAATGGGCAGGCAGAaatttctaacagagagatcaagACTATCTTGGATAAGGTAGTCAGTACCtctaggaaggattggtcacccaagctcgaTGAAGCATTATGGGCATATAGGGCTGCCTTCAAAACTTCAATTGGCATGTCCTCATATGCTCTGGTCTTcgaaaaagcttgtcatctgcctctCGAGTTGGAACACAAAGCAATGTGGGCAAGCAAAAAGCTGAACTTTGATCTATCAGCGCGGGGGAAGTCCTGGAAGTTGCAGTTAACGAACTGGTCGAATGGCCAAATGAATGCCTTACGAAAATGCCAAGCCTTATAAAGAACGAAACCAAGAAGTGGCAATGACACCGCAATAAGCAACTAGACATTCTTCGAGGTCAGAAGGTACTTTCTTATTTAACGCGTGTTTTGCGATTGTttccaggaaagttgaagtccACTGGGTCTGGGCCATTTCCGCATCAAAGACTTTCTTTTCCCCCATGGCGCAAGTGGAGCTAACAACTAAAGATGGAAGCgccaacgcattcaaagtcaatggtcaatgaATTAAGCCCTACTATGGGGGCAATGTGGAACGATGCATGGAGACCATCAACTTAGGAAAGCAGGATTGACTGCTTGCGGGGATGCTATTGCGATAACTCtgaaaaacttctttcaatcagcattCCTACATCTCTGTTTAAatgctttctttacagctttcctttacggttttctgcattgcgttattTACTGTTTACTAAAATTAGCCTTTATTGCTTTGTGAgtttactttcaatttaattcaattgcgttatttccatgtcttgttcaatttctttacttttctgCATTAGTAGCactgtttttaaaatttctgtgaatgactgaataaaaagaaaatgaacaccgcaaagtcttctcaATTTGCgttattgatgaattaaaaagaaaaatgaaaatcggtatgcattgcgatgatgggtgcatcttgctCTGACAAGATGCACTTTGCGTCCATCTTACATAAATGCattgcgctgaggggtgtgttatGCGCGTATGTATtttttgcccgtccttagcaaaaatgcactatgtcgaggtagtgttgcacTAGTAGAAATACTgtgcgcccgtcctccagaaatgcgctgagttgaggggtgtgttgcgctaatgcatgcat
This region includes:
- the LOC120084575 gene encoding uncharacterized protein LOC120084575 gives rise to the protein MPSYVKFLKDILANKRKIGENEMVALTYECSALFQNIPTKMKDPESFTLPCSIGGKEVRNALCDLGASINLMPSLIFKKLNIGNARPTTVTLQLADRSITYPEGKIEDVLVQVDKFIFPANFIILDYEADIKVSIILGCPFLAIGRALIDVQKGEHTIRVDDQQVKLDVLNALKYPNDMENCQYVEELQEEHWHEPQEESEEEDFEIGAMWEENCATIQTESDFETIKLSK